Within the Enoplosus armatus isolate fEnoArm2 chromosome 9, fEnoArm2.hap1, whole genome shotgun sequence genome, the region TCAAAGACATAATTATGTGCATGGCTGGATACCTTTTAGAGATACAAAAATAGAGggtttcttttgtaatttgggtgatcTGACTCTTTAATAACTTGACGTGTGTCCTAGTATCCTGCTACTCATTCCATCCacattgtaattgttttaagccaagcaaagcaaaaacaactCCACAGACTAGCACATACACCACATTAATGACGACGTTAAGAAAGCTGCATGATTGTGTTCCACAGTAGTTAAATGGGTGGTTACTGTGTGAAATAGATGAAGTGTACTGACTGCAGTAACgacagtgttactgtgtgttacacTGTGATGCAGCTAAAAGTTGAGCAACATTGATCTTTTTCCCACGAGCTCACCAACAGCCACAACCTCTGAGCAGTTAAAATAAAGATGACCAGCGGACTTGGGTGCTGAGCCACTGCTtctgctgatgaagaggagCAACCCTGACCTGGATAAACAGCTGGACGTTGAAGCTTAGTGCTGAGCAGGGCGGAAGAGAGAATGCTCTCAGTTAACCTGTCAGGATGATGTTTACTGCAGGTGAGGTGCAACAGGACAACTATATCGTGACAGAAAACCACAGGTCATAATGTCAGTCTAATCTCCATGCAGAAAAGACTTTACTGAAAAATCCATGAATATCATTATGGCAAGTAGCAGATGCTCTCTCACACCCGCAGAGAAACCTTGTATGTCCAAACGGTCAGGAAGGGGTGGAAAACAGTTGACTTTTCACCACAtgtgtttgtgacattttagcatttatattCAAAGGTTTGGCACCTAgaccaggaagaaaaaaaaatgaaatatttgctgctgacacacagtTAAGAGTACAAGCCAAGCGTCCTGTTATGTTGCAGTACCCTTCAGATTTATGTTGTTTGATAGTAGCATAATGTAGTAGTACAATGGCCTTAATTTATGAAGCTTTTCAGGGAAGCTCACAAGGCACTCTAGCATGCAACCATCAGAGCAAAACACACGCCACAAAAActtatgtacagtaaataaaaatgtcaacttgggggaaaaaaggtcaTATATTTAGGTACTAGAGCTGTGTGCTAGTCCCTTAACTGAAGTCACACAGGAGCACACATCATGCAGGTCTTTAACCTTAGAGAGTCTATAAAGATGAATCAGGCGGCTGCTCGTCCAACGGACGGTCCTTGTTCTCTGTGAGTCAcgtcacacactgacagctctTTGTTGGCTGACAATCATTCACACCACAGCCACATGTGTTCGTAGttacaatgaaaaatgttgcaTCTTATTTTTTCCTGCTTGAGTGAAAAGTGTCTAAGAGTCAAACTGGCcacaaaaaagggggggggggggcaagcttTTCAATTGGATCCATTCATGCATACGTTGCTTAGTGAGACCATGAAAATAACGCAGAGCTGCGTAAAAGCGCCTGCACTGTTCACTGCTGACGAGGTCTGAGGAGGCCGAGGCAATATGCGAGTATTCAATCTCAAGTATTCATTAACATAGAGTGTACTGCGCTGGTTAAAGGACACGCCACCTACTGTGCTTCTCCTCTAAAGTCAAGTTCACCATTTTGTTGCTTTCCTTCACCATCAATTTTTAAAACTATGTCTTTTGaatgcaaaatacaaaaatgtatacatttatcaTTTTGAAGTGTCTGAAATCAATTATTTTTACAGATATAACCGCATGTCTAACCGCAACATCCCAAACAATCAAAGGATGTAACCTAATGCTGCAAACTACTGTAGCTCAAAGGTACAGTGATTGGTATACACAAAGAGGGTATGACAAGTAGCAATATGAGATGGTACTCTGATCACCATCGCCCCCTTGTGGCTGATCCTCATCAGCACAAgacaaaaatatgacaaaaaaggacaaaaagatgAGGAAATGATTCCCAAGCAAGGAactttaaaaagttaaaatttaaaaaagccaTTTGAAGGTAGAGGTCAGgggttagcattagcataaacgttaaaatgtgtcattttctgtttggttcAGTCAACTGAATACAAATAGCGCTAAATAGTGAGTATGAGTCAATGTGTATTTTCTCTGCAGGAGATGCTTTATGTTACATGTCACCTTGCAGTAACTGACCCACAAACGTTAAAAACACTTCTGTAAGAACTGCTTGTTTGTACATACGGTGTCCACAGCTTGGGGAAGGCGTCTATTTCCTCCTGTGAGTACTCGTTGAGTTTCTTGGGGACTTCTCTGGGTTGAGGCAGCTCCTCCGTCAGGTTGGCTCGGATGTCTTCTGGCAGCTCCTAGTGAGGGGTGCACAGACATTGAAATCAAAAAACGTAGGCAGGACAAGAaattcaaagagaaaagaaggacataaaagaagaaagaggaggtgacATGAAAAAGAAGGTAAGAATAAAGAAGGAGTTACCATTTACACCCCAAAAGCAGCTCAAATATTTTACTCAAAGACTTGAAAGAAGCTTTAGGTCTATCTATCTCCAGCACTGACAGTCAttgtcattaatattcattACAGGTGGGTGTGTGCCTACAGGTTCATTAAAGGAGCTCCGTATAGTTCAGACTAAAAGACCAAAatagtgattaaaaaaaaacaacaaactttcCAAAATATTTTGTTCTGAATTGCAGATGGGACTGCAGACATTCACAAGGCTCACGTCCATCTGCTTGTAATTAGGGACGGACACTGCACAGCATCAATTCTGATGGTGGACATCGAGCCAGGACCAAAGTAAAAGACATGTCTCTGACTTTCCTCACTTCTACATTCTGACACCAAAGACCTCATGTAACTCATTATAAGTCAAAACTCAAATATCTGATTTTCTTCCTTTGTCACACATTCCTGGAATTAATGATGTTCTCTCGCACGGATAAAAATTACACCCAGTTAATATTTGGGCCGGCCGCCCAGGTCAATTAGCAGCCTGTCGAGCACTTTTTtgtttcaattcatttcagaaGCTGTGATGTGTGACGCTGGCATTTCTCGCCAACAGAATTTTAAAACAATCACGATTGTAATGCTACCAAAGGCCAAAAGCGCCGTCTGTGAACTGCAGTGACCATAATTCAATGCTCAAATGACGCAATGCaagttttctgttttgaatCAAGGAGTGAGAGGAGACAGATTGATACACTGATGGAAACATATTAGTCACCCAATGGTACAATGTGATCAGtgcagtgttcatttttcttttttttggccacttggaggcaaCGGAACAACACAATGggggaaaacacaaagcacaataTTGATGCTAACCatcagttgcttatttacacatccagcagccacAAAGCAACATCTGTATTCatctggagtcgtgtttctggccaccttacgaatgtaagtccaatatgcACTCtcttttggtctctaccaactcctgagcgaaatatctggctctttagttgctaaatgctccacaatgttcatcagctagtcgataactgtgtctgtctgccgtttggtactgagcaggtagtgtacagtgggttttgaAAGCTGAAAAGAAGGtcatgagagcagtgagagtgaaccaaaactgtaaagctgagggctgtaaaaccaaaacaaagagctaaaaGATGTTAAATTGCTCCGTAGAGccgaggggaactgcagagttgggtggtcattctctgtgggtttgtcactatgagtgacCACTTTCACATAGACACAGTCATTTGACCTAttaataatatacaaatattgacTGATACACCTTTATGCTATAAAAGAGTGAAAGTAGCCTCACAACCAGTGGGAAACACTGCCATCTCATTGTCCACTCAAACACACCCAGCTGAGAAAATGTAGGTGAAGAAAGAGACTAATACTCTTCTCCATCAAAGGAAACAGTCGTGTTGAACTACATATATTAATTTTATAGTAATTAACTGATATTAGTTCTAAAGGTGACCTGGATGAAGGATGATTAAAACTGTCTCATTCCTTTGTGTCAGTATCTGCAAAATGAGATCAGTGCACCCCTTCTCATAACGTGCCCTCTTCCCGATTGTCCTTAATAAGCCTGGACGATAAGAGCGGCTGCGTGAAGACTCATCAGCTcggagaggggaggagacacTGGACTTACGTCTTCAGGAAAGATGTGTAATCGCTGCATCATGGTGCGTCGGTGCAGATTCCGGGGCAGCATGCCGTAAACCGCTAACTTCACAATCTGGTGAGAAGAAGCACATTGAAAAGGTTGACATACAATTTGCTCACtgtttcttgtaaaaaaaaaagcctatagCAACCATACATACTTCTTTCCCACTTTTTCTTACATTTGCTTCCAAATTCATGTTTCTCGACGTGAGGCTGGTTGCACAAATGTGAATTCGACTTGGAGAGAGTTACTGGACTGAGACATTCGACAGAAATATTGGAGAGAGATGTTGGACAGAGGCAGTGCTGACAAATCATTCATCTGTCCAATTCTATTTCTCCCTCTTCGCCCGCCAACTCCAAACCTCATTTTAACTAAACCACCATCAGGACACACGCCTGTGGTCACCAGCTGGACTAAAACCTGCACCAGCAAAGAGCCAACAGCAGAGTAAACGTCTCTCCTGGTTTTGTTAACTACAGATTGAAAACCAGTACAGGTCATTCACCCACTTTTAGTGAGTCCCACACAAGTTTAAACCCTCCCTGTGTTCCTCTGATTAGTCTGAATAGAAATTATGCATGTTGTACAACGCGGATCAAGTTGAGGAAAATGAAGCAATAGATCATAACCTGATgtaacaataaacaaatatgatATTAGTCAAATATATCTCAGCGCAATGCACGTGAAGGCTTAATGGGATCATCATggtccctttttaaaaatgactacaATATCCTTATCTGTGGTAAAAACAAACCTAACACAATGCTTCATGTTAGTGGATATGAGCCACAAGAGCAGCACCTTGAGCCCGCTGTGAGATGtaaatcaaaatattaaaagataCATAAAACTGAATGGAAACCACACTAACCACACAAGTGTTATCTTATGCATTTGTcaatgtcaacaaatctcatgaaaacaccaaaaccaacaatgtgttctTCCAGCTTCCAGTTcactaccctgtctgtggcactcaacCCCAAGCCTATTCACTGCTACGGaaagtgtacatttttaaaaacgggtcacaaatatatagtttaatgattttttttaaaaggctcaaAAATTGTCTAAAACAACATTACTccaacaggagtaaatagtgcatttgtgaGGGACTATTTTGTGGTGCGGATTAATgcacatttggtgtttttatttgtatttgcgtgtggtgtgtgtgggattgacttataaactacagtgtccatgttCATCACACTGGTGACACACCTAGTTAATTAAACAGACAACAATGAAAGACTATGGCACAGAGCCTAATAAGCTACATCAGGCGATGGCAATACAGGAAATACTCCATACTACTTTTCaatacattgttggttttggtttttcatgggatttgttgacaatatgaaaaatgCACACCATCGCCAGACTTATTCTTTAAGATCATGAGTTGTTTCTCACTCTTGTAACAAAGCCTCCATGTTTTGTATCAAAGAAGTCGATAGCCAAGTACAGTATGTAGGTCACACCAAGTTCTGCATGTAATCATCAATCATATGTGTGTAACCCTGAAACCATGAATATGTAACACGACCAAAATCCCAGGAATTATCCGTGGACTGACATTCTCGTATGGAGTTTCAGAATACACCAAACACCACCATCACCAGCACAAATCCACTGCTATGTAATCCCTGTTCTCTGCACTTCACATTAATATGCACGAGCAGCACATACGAAGGGATAAATGCCAAACCACGAAATTCCTACTCTGCACAGCATGAGGCAGACAGATATTTGACTAATCTCCGAGAATGGGGGTtaattcatacatacagtataataaatATCCATGGTGTAAGGTATGTGGCGGCAGGATATTTGAGATTTTCGAATTCTCtctaaataataatttaaaaaaagggagaatACTGATTGACGACACTTACAGCTTTTGGGTCTTTGTGATGCAGCTGGGCAGCTGTGAGTTGTTTGAATCCACCTGGATACCTTTGGAAATAAAGACAAGCTAAGTGAGTCCTTGTTGTGCATGACAAACTAAACTTAAGAGTATCTTGGCTTTCGACAAACATGTATCAGATGATATGAGACCATGGAACATCCCTGAAATGTCTCTTGTATTCCGTTtacatctaaaaataaaagcatgcacATATAACAGACAAGACATCTTCTACAAAACACAATTGATGAATATATTAAAGAGCGTTCTGTTCTTTAATCTGCACTTctaatcaaatacattttcttttttatacaaAGGAAATTCATTAGCCACTTGTATGAAATGGGActgcattttaatgactttcaGCAGTTACAGTATCTAATGCAGACCTCACTCTGTGCCCTTTTAAAGTGCAATATTACAAGCAAACCTGAGAGAAATACCAACCACCCCCATTCTCTAATGTACGaatgaaacacagaagaaaaagagacagggaAAGTGGAGTATCATATAAGGCAGTATGGACTTACCCCGTGTGTGATGAGTAGACTTTCTGCTCCCATTTGTTTCCAGAGAAAGCTATGTTTTTGGAGTTAATTACTACTACATGGTCACCACAGTCACCTGCGAAGATGTtcaagatgtttgttttcaggctTACTGCTAtgttaaaaatgatgaaaagctATAACTGACTATTTCAACATAGAGACAGACTGGTACAGACACATGGCATGTCATTGATAACAACAGCTAGGTTGCTAAAAAGACTAATCTTCCATGAAACAATGTGTATTCTGAGAATGTCACTTTATTAAGTAAGacggaaaaaaaataattcataaGGTTTATCCCCTACTGCCATCGTGTGGACGATCtacgcaacaacaacaaccttaaACTAAGAGTGGCTGGTTGTttcatgacagaaaaaaatagtttaTACGGAGTGTATGTTTAAGTTATAAAGTTACTCATGACTTTATATGTGTGTGGTCAGTGACAAATTGGACTCCTACTCACTCAGGGCATGGTAGATAGGTTTGTGTTTCCCCTGTAATCTAACAGAACACATGGACGCAATCTTCCCAGGAGGCTGCATCCTGGCATCGATCAGGAACCAGGATCGAGCGAAGGTCGCCCattgctgaaataaaaaaaaaagagagagaaagattggGCTAAATAAACTGACTGTCAAGGGGCCATCACAGGTTTATTGGTATGAGAAACGAAACAGACCTGCATTTTCACAGAAGATATGTTGACATATCACCatagaaaagcacaggtgtcgataataaaattaatgatgactgaattccatttagctgcttcagtttcagggtcttggtgttgtgcatgctcgCTCACTGTCACGCTGTTAGGACTTACTCTTGAATACAACACGGCCATCGttcatgttattagtaacacctgtgctttttctacaatacaaagtcaaaatgtctgctatgaAAAAGGTATTAGCCTCGGTGGCAACTTGTTTCTAAGTTTGAAGCTATttatcagacagacaggacactTCCAATAATGAAATTTTGACAGGGTGACATTAAGACGTTGTGTGAACGTTTACAGGGGCTGGCAATAAATAATATTGGGCTTACGGTTATAATGCTGATTGTAAACAATAGCGTTAGGCTACAACAACGTCTTGGGTATTTCTTTAACTGCTGAGGGCAGTACGCTAGTTACATTACTGACCGTTACAATAATATCCGTGGCTAGCTCGTTAGCTAACGGCTTATTGTGTGACTAACATTAATCTAAACATAATGATCACACTGTGAGATAAAAAGATAGATAATGTAATGTATACTGTGTATGGTTACCTGGGCAGATCTGGAGAAACTTGACATTTCGATGGCACTACCAGCACATCCTCAAAACATTTGACCCTCAACGTGAGTGGCGGTCCGTTTGGTAAACTTACTCGGTTGAAACAATATTTGAGACTTCACTATTCCTACGTTGTAGGTTTATCTATATTCAGCCCATGTAGCAAAATGTAGAGTAATTTTGTGGCTATGCTCGTGTTGAAAGTTAACATATCCCAACGACAACCTCTAAATAAATGCTCGAAGAtaattattttagcatttatttacatttctgtcgAGAAATGGTTTCTACCCGGTCCTGTTTTGACGTCGCACCTCAACGTAGTTACCACTTCCTCCGCACGACAGAAAGAGAGCGGGGGAATTTGACAGTCGTCGAGTACAGGTACAAAGTAAcatttttttggcttttggttTTGACAGTTTGCTTCGAGAGTTAAAAGGGTATATTCCTCAAAACATTATCGATTTAATCCGCCGTCTGACCCAAAATGAGAACTTTAGAGGAGGTTCAAGCCACTCTGCAGATCGCCAAGCTGAAAGAGGAGGATCTACAGAAAACTATTCAGTGTCTGTCTTTCGGGGAAAACGTCTCATCTGCAGACTACTGCCTGATGGAGCTGGACGACACACTGTGCAAACACATTGAAGCTGGGCAAAGGTAAGGTATTAAcaatatgaataaatgtattcattcattcatttaaaacctGGTAAGAGCACATCATCTGTAAAATAGTGTCTCCCCTTTCGTCTTTTTCTTGTTGAACACAAATAATGAATGTGGTTGAAGATAATTAAAACGGATCTGCAATGTATTGGGACAGGATGCATGATCAGGATGGATGTAAACATATGGAAATGTAATTGATAAATTGAAACTGaccattattttctctttttccagtCTAGTGATTCGAGGGGATAAGGATGAGCGTGCGGTTCTCTGTAGTGGTGACAAGACTTATGATCTGAAAATAGCTGACACGtccaacctgctgctgtttgtaccAGGATGTAGAACACCAGACCAACTAACAGACAGCCAGGACAGCTCTCATGTGACGCACACTCAGGTATaggaatgacacacacacacacacacacacacacacacacacacacactcacagatacCTGCATGGTATACTgtaacacccacacaaacagtCACAACCATAACATGACGTTTAATTGCATTTATGTCTCAAGTATGCTAATAATGTCCTACCTCTGTCGTAGATCTGGGGATTTTGTAACAGCTACTGGGAACTGAGGAAACAACGTCCGAAACTGAAGAAACTAAAGAAGCTTTTAATGGAGAATCCTTATGAAGGACCTGCTTTAGGGGGGCAggaggaaaatacagaaaacagggTAAATACATATTCTACAGTGAAGTCATTAATCATAATATCCTGTGTATATAGGGATATGGCATGTATTTCAAGTCTTTACTTTTTCAATAGAATCATGTCTGCCAGGAAGTAGTGCAATACTGGTAGTCTTGGTAAAAGTGATCATCCTCTCCTTATTGGAAGTAAATGGCTTTTAAACTGTAAATTTGAGTATAGCTGAAGATgacacattttgaatgtttcacTGTTCTTTTGAATGTTATTGTAGCTGTTTGTAAGTGCTTTCCTGTGTTCCTCTGTTACCAGTACACAATGCAGGATCTGTTGGAGAGGATCCAGGCCAGTGAAGAGGAGATAAAGACCCAATTAGAGATCATCCATGCCTGTCAGATAGATGgtaaacagtgacattttttgaATAATATCtacatgtatatttattgtTGAAGTTGCTTTTGCTGGAAATATGGTACAAAATCATTGtcaatgtacagtacagtgcagggAAGATGCTTTTGTAAACATAATATCTCTGTTATTAGCTATATTTGCTCATATAAATAACCAGGTGTATCTTTTCTGTCTTCCAGGCTACTGGCGCATACTGGACTTTGACTATGAGATGAAGCTGCTCGGTCATGTGACTCAGCTGGTAGATTCTGAGTCATGGTCCTTCAACAAGGTTCCCCTTCAAACCAGTCTGGAAGAGTTAGCTCCACTGGAACCCAAGTAAGTCTGTGATTCTCATGGCCATGCAACAGGAAATGCCAAATATTGACAGTTTAAACTAGAGTTGATTTTTAGTGGTGCTGAGCTAGATAACAATAACTTCTCTGTTTCACAGAGAGATGATCGAGCATTGTTTGAACTGCTATGGGAAATGCTATACTGAAAAcggtaaagaaaaacaatctaTGAAGACTCAAACTATGAAGTTTTCATTAGTAAATTGTTACTAGAGTCCTACACAGTCGGAAACCACACATTGTTAACATCTCTGTATCCTCCTTCCTCTATACAGACAAAGTTTTTTATGCACTACATGAGGATAAAGTATGTCGGGGTGTGgcactgatgctgctgcagaacGCTGTCAAGTTCAACCTGAGGGAGTTTCAGGAAGTCTGGCAACAGAGTGTACCAGAGGGCATGAGCACAAGACTGGACCAGCTAAAGGTTAACCTGCTCCTCTCTTATGTACTGCAATATGAGTAGAATGAGTAGAtggtgctgctttttttctctgtgccaCAGTTACAGTAGAAGTTGTGCATTTTAGATAAAGTTTTTCTGCATTATTGTTTTTCAGTACAATCCTCAAAACTTGTACAGAGAAGAGATGGTCATttactgaaaaatgtcaacacataaaataaaataattgcttCAGCCTGCACAATTGAGATTTGACAACAATCAATTTGAAACACATCTTCCTCTCAAAAGTTTCTCTGATTATGAAATGGCACAATCAGTCTATGTATTCTTTATAAAGGTCAAATAAGTTGACTAAAGTATGCATCAGATGACAATTTGACTGGAAAGAATAAAACAGGGAGCCCCAAGATCATTGTGATAATCTGCACGTCAGTCTTCATCTTTAAAGATGcagtttcatgtgtttgtgtttttgagaaGCTCTCTTTATTGATAATGAAATAGTATGTCCACATTGACTTGAACACTATTCATCCATTACAGTACGTagccaaaacactgcagagtgcTATGACTTCTAGGAGTCAAGAATCCATTAAAATCACCAGATTTCCTCTTATCTCATAGtctttttcaatttcaagaCACTTTGCATTTCCTTGTAAGTGAGGATTCAGTTTCCACCTCATCATTATGAGTCATTATGAAGCATAGTCTCAAACCAGCCTTGGATAATCATGCTCTTGTGATAACAGAGCGGCTTGCTGCAGCAGTTTCTCTCTGCTCGTTCCTACTGACTTCTCTTGAGAAACTGACTGCAGTGCTGACGACGTTGTAAATCTTCCAGAGCATCGCCCTGGTGGACCGGACCTCCCGTCCAGAGACCGCCTGCCTGCTGCGGGTGGAGGATCTCCCAGAGGACACGCTGGAGCGCTTCAACCACCTCTTCGCACTCCGAGAGAAATGGACAGAAGACGACATCACGCCATACATACAGTAGGTGTCATTCAGTTAGTCATAATTGTCATAGAATACAGGAACATGAATTTGTCTTGTTGACATTAATGCAGAAATATATCAAGTAATTTCTTGAGCTGTCTGATAGAATGTGTAAtgcttcctccctcctcttcttgctcAGGGACCTGTGTGGAGAGAAACAGACCACCGGAGCCCTCCTGACCAAATATGCCCGCTCTTCAATGCAAAATGGCATCAAGGTCTTCAACTCCAGGAGGCCTGTGGCTACATGAACATGTCCACTGTCAAgtaatgcatttacatttgaaaatgaatgtggtTGTGATTATTCCCAGAGTGACTTTTGCAATTGTCGAAATGTATCAATCAACTATCTTGCAGCAGTTTAACTGGCCGGCTTGTTAAGTGtatgataaaaatgtttaaaagtttCTTAGTCACTGGGACCAAACTTGATCTTTGTTATTTCAGCATTGTCATAATATTATTACTTGGGCGGTTTTCTCCTATTGTCCCTCATTAACCTGAGTTGGAAAAATGagcacctttttcttttctaaatggaaaatgcaaacaaacaaccGGAACTTACAGGCACCGTTCTTCTGGAGGTTGTCCACAAGGGGGTGGTCTATGCTGATAAGTTCAGTATGAGCACCACACACTGACTGGAAAATACAGTATGAACAGGCTGACATCCAGCTGCTTGTTTGTACTGAATTCAAATGACAGTTATTTGTAACATAGATAACAAGA harbors:
- the mrpl13 gene encoding large ribosomal subunit protein uL13m, producing the protein MSSFSRSAQQWATFARSWFLIDARMQPPGKIASMCSVRLQGKHKPIYHALSDCGDHVVVINSKNIAFSGNKWEQKVYSSHTGYPGGFKQLTAAQLHHKDPKAIVKLAVYGMLPRNLHRRTMMQRLHIFPEDELPEDIRANLTEELPQPREVPKKLNEYSQEEIDAFPKLWTPPEDYKMK
- the dscc1 gene encoding sister chromatid cohesion protein DCC1; the encoded protein is MRTLEEVQATLQIAKLKEEDLQKTIQCLSFGENVSSADYCLMELDDTLCKHIEAGQSLVIRGDKDERAVLCSGDKTYDLKIADTSNLLLFVPGCRTPDQLTDSQDSSHVTHTQIWGFCNSYWELRKQRPKLKKLKKLLMENPYEGPALGGQEENTENRYTMQDLLERIQASEEEIKTQLEIIHACQIDGYWRILDFDYEMKLLGHVTQLVDSESWSFNKVPLQTSLEELAPLEPKEMIEHCLNCYGKCYTENDKVFYALHEDKVCRGVALMLLQNAVKFNLREFQEVWQQSVPEGMSTRLDQLKSIALVDRTSRPETACLLRVEDLPEDTLERFNHLFALREKWTEDDITPYIQDLCGEKQTTGALLTKYARSSMQNGIKVFNSRRPVAT